The following are from one region of the Corylus avellana chromosome ca1, CavTom2PMs-1.0 genome:
- the LOC132173993 gene encoding uncharacterized protein LOC132173993, producing the protein MRPPALIVVVVLLLHQSCSTSAKPDHHCPASSCGNIRNISYPFRLTSDPKNCGDPRHILSCENNQTVLQLYGGRYYVRLIDYSNNTIRVVDPGVVKDNHPFIPRYLLDFNNFSSIDPYYYPYDSRTKVIFVNCEKPMNSRYHFNISACVKDDGMYSGSKRYRYAVFTESAVDLGDLCQVEQISLPSSSYLYGDQDLRNISCTELVWDFELSWRENGAYIKH; encoded by the coding sequence ATGAGACCCCCGGCccttattgttgttgttgtcctACTACTTCATCAAAGTTGCAGTACTAGTGCTAAGCCTGATCATCACTGTCCTGCTTCTTCTTGCGGCAATATCCGTAACATAAGCTATCCGTTTCGATTAACCAGCGATCCAAAAAACTGTGGCGATCCAAGGCATATTCTTTCATGCGAGAACAACCAAACAGTGTTGCAGTTATACGGTGGAAGATACTACGTACGACTGATCGATTACTCCAACAACACAATCCGAGTTGTGGACCCAGGTGTTGTAAAGGATAATCACCCATTCATCCCTCGTTATCTTCTAGACTTCAATAattttagttcaattgatcCATATTACTATCCTTATGACTCAAGAACGAAAGTGATATTCGTCAACTGTGAAAAGCCAATGAATTCTCGGTATCATTTTAACATTTCTGCTTGCGTTAAGGATGATGGAATGTATTCTGGATCCAAGAGGTATAGATATGCTGTATTCACGGAGAGTGCAGTGGATTTGGGGGACTTGTGCCAAGTAGAGCAAATATCTCTCCCATCATCGTCGTACTTGTATGGTGATCAAGACTTAAGAAATATTTCCTGTACAGAACTAGTATGGGATTTTGAGCTTTCCTGGCGTGAAAATGGTGCgtacataaaacattaa
- the LOC132181768 gene encoding rust resistance kinase Lr10-like has product MVISYLLLFLAFNIVDVGEGQNVCANESGCGGHGPAIRFPFQLNTQPNDCGYPGFTLSCIDGKHTVLELPISVKLFVKHIDYKSQVIQLYDPDNCFPSQLRWLNLSSSPFRFKVEDPYKYALFNCSSRSEDMDYQYDLISCLSDHTYQVYPATDITASLVSCTKMYNLVSIPDGIIQHHDKFVQLKWSTPACRDCEMIKGKRCVRSNSNGSETHQCISVSTRTHGVILGSFLLPCVFGLYCFYSYDKVEKEHQAKVEKFLEDYINFRPTRYSYADIKRITNQFNEKLGEGAYGTVFKGKLSNEIYVAVKILNSSMGNGEEFINEVGTMGTIHHVNVVRLVGFCADGFRRALVCEFLPNDSLEKFISSTVTKNRILNWDKLQDIAIGVAKGIEYLHQGCNQRILHFDIKPGNVLLDQDFNPKISDFGLAKLCSKDQSAVSMTTARGTIGYIAPEVFSRNFGNVSSKADVYSFGMLLLEIVGGRKNVDVTVENTSKVYFPEWIYNLLEQKEDIRIYVEDDGDSKIAKKLAIVGIWCIQWHPVDRPCMKNVVQMLEGEEDKLTMPPNPFASAGSIKTNANIPTKRLNLELEVIPELE; this is encoded by the exons ATGGTAATCTCATACTTGCTCTTGTTTCTGGCTTTCAACATAGTCGACGTTGGAGAAGGCCAAAATGTGTGCGCTAATGAATCAGGGTGTGGAGGCCATGGCCCAGCCATCCGATTTCCTTTCCAACTTAACACCCAGCCAAATGACTGTGGGTATCCTGGGTTTACTCTCTCCTGCATTGATGGAAAACATACGGTTCTCGAGCTGCCCATTTCAGTGAAGCTTTTTGTCAAACATATTGACTACAAATCTCAGGTAATTCAATTGTATGATCCAGATAATTGCTTTCCAAGCCAGCTTCGGTGGCTCAATTTGTCTTCCTCTCCTTTCCGATTCAAAGTCGAAGACCCTTATAAATATGCCTTATTCAATTGTTCCTCGAGATCAGAAGATATGGATTACCAATATGATCTGATCTCTTGTCTTAGCGACCATACCTACCAAGTTTATCCTGCGACTGACATCACGGCGTCCCTCGTATCTTGTACAAAGATGTATAATCTTGTATCAATTCCAGATGGTATAATACAGCATCATGACAAATTTGTCCAATTGAAGTGGTCCACTCCAGCGTGCAGAGACTGTGAAATGATCAAAGGCAAGAGATGTGTGAGGAGTAATAGCAATGGATCAGAAACTCATCAGTGCATTTCTGTTTCTACACGTACTCATG GTGTCATCTTAGGGTCATTTCTACTGCCATGTGTCTTTGGTCTCTACTGTTTTTATTCTTATgataaagtagaaaaagaacatCAAGCGAAGGTTGAAAAGTTTTTGGAGGATTACATAAATTTCAGACCTACAAGATACTCATACGCCGATATTAAAAGGATTACAAATCAATTTAATGAGAAGTTAGGCGAAGGAGCATATGGAACAGTATTCAAAGGAAAGCTTTCCAATGAAATTTATGTTGCAGTGAAGATCCTTAACTCTTCTATGGGAAATGGGGAAGAATTCATAAATGAAGTAGGAACAATGGGTACCATCCATCATGTTAACGTGGTTCGCTTGGTTGGGTTTTGCGCTGATGGATTTAGACGTGCTCTAGTTTGTGAGTTCTTACCAAATGATTCTCTAGAGAAGTTCATATCTTCAACAGTCACCAAGAACCGTATCCTTAATTGGGATAAGTTGCAAGATATTGCTATTGGCGTAGCAAAAGGAATTGAATATCTTCACCAAGGGTGCAACCAACGAATCCTCCATTTTGATATCAAACCTGGTAATGTTTTGCTAGACCAAGActtcaatccaaaaatttctgattttggtctTGCCAAATTGTGTTCGAAGGATCAAAGTGCAGTTTCCATGACCACAGCTAGAGGGACTATAGGCTACATTGCACCTGAAGtgttctctagaaattttggaAATGTGTCTTCAAAAgcagatgtttatagctttggaatGTTGTTACTTGAAATAGTTGGAGGGAGGAAAAATGTTGATGTTACAGTTGAGAACACTAGCAAAGTCTACTTTCCAGAATGGATCTACAATCTCTTAGAACAAAAGGAAGACATACGAATCTATGTTGAAGATGATGGAGATtctaaaattgcaaagaaacttgCAATCGTAGGAATCTGGTGCATCCAATGGCACCCAGTGGATCGTCCTTGCATGAAAAATGTGGTTCAAAtgttggaaggagaagaagataaattaaCTATGCCTCCTAATCCATTTGCCTCTGCAGGCTCCATAAAAACTAATGCAAATATTCCTACGAAACGTCTAAATCTTGAGTTGGAGGTCATTCCAGAATTAGAATAA
- the LOC132180943 gene encoding rust resistance kinase Lr10-like isoform X1 — MVISYLLLFLAFNIVDVGEGQNVCANESGCGGHGPAIRFPFQLNTQPNDCGYPGFTLSCIDGKHTVLELPISVKLFVKHIDYKSQVIQLYDPDNCFPSQLRWLNLSSSPFRFKVEDPYKYALFNCSSRSEDMDYQYDLISCLSDHTYQVYPATDITASLVSCTKMYNLVSIPDGIIRHHDKSVQLKWSIPACRDCEVKGKRCVRSNSSGSETQCISISKGTLSKSAIVGVILGSFLLPCVFGLYCFYSYDKVEKEHQAKVEKFLEDYINFRPTRYSYADIKRITNQFSEKLGEGAYGTVFKGKLSNEIHVAVKILNSSMGNGEEFINEVGTMGTIHHVNVVRLVGFCADGFRRALVCEFLPNDSLEKYISSTATKNRILNWDKLQDITIGVAKGIEYLHQGCNQRILHFDIKPGNVLLDQDFNPKISDFGLAKLCSKDQSAVSMTTARGTIGYIAPEVFSRNFGNVSSKADVYSFGMLLLEIVGGRKNVDVTVENTSKVYFPEWIYNLLEQKEDIRIYVEDDGDSKIAKKLAIVGIWCIQWHPVDRPCMKNVVQMLEGEEDKLIMPPNPFASACSIKTNANIPTKRLNLELEVIPELE, encoded by the exons ATGGTAATCTCATACTTGCTCTTGTTTCTGGCTTTCAACATAGTCGACGTTGGAGAAGGCCAAAATGTGTGCGCTAATGAATCAGGGTGTGGAGGCCATGGCCCAGCCATCCGATTTCCTTTCCAACTTAACACCCAGCCAAATGACTGTGGGTATCCTGGGTTTACTCTCTCCTGCATTGATGGAAAACATACGGTTCTCGAGCTGCCCATTTCAGTGAAGCTTTTTGTCAAACATATTGACTACAAATCTCAGGTAATTCAATTGTATGATCCAGATAATTGCTTTCCAAGCCAGCTTCGGTGGCTCAATTTGTCTTCCTCTCCTTTCCGATTCAAAGTCGAAGACCCTTATAAATATGCCTTATTCAATTGTTCCTCGAGATCAGAAGATATGGATTACCAATATGATCTGATCTCTTGTCTTAGCGACCATACCTACCAAGTTTATCCTGCGACTGACATCACGGCGTCCCTCGTATCTTGTACAAAGATGTATAATCTTGTATCAATTCCAGATGGTATAATACGGCATCATGACAAATCTGTCCAATTGAAGTGGTCCATTCCAGCGTGTAGAGATTGTGAAGTGAAAGGCAAGAGATGTGTGAGGAGTAATAGCAGTGGATCAGAAACTCAGTGCATTTCTATTTCTAAAG GTACATTATCAAAGTCAGCCATTGTTG GTGTCATCTTAGGGTCATTTCTACTGCCATGTGTCTTTGGTCTCTACTGTTTTTATTCTTATgataaagtagaaaaagaacatCAAGCGAAGGTTGAAAAGTTTTTGGAGGATTACATAAATTTCAGACCTACAAGATACTCATACGCCGATATTAAAAGGATTACAAATCAATTTAGTGAGAAGTTAGGCGAAGGAGCATATGGAACAGTATTCAAAGGAAAGCTTTCCAATGAAATTCATGTTGCAGTGAAGATCCTTAACTCTTCTATGGGAAATGGGGAAGAATTCATAAATGAAGTAGGAACAATGGGTACGATCCATCATGTTAACGTGGTTCGCTTGGTTGGGTTTTGCGCTGATGGATTTAGACGTGCTCTAGTTTGTGAGTTCTTACCAAATGATTCTCTAGAGAAGTACATATCTTCAACAGCCACCAAGAACCGTATCCTTAATTGGGATAAGTTGCAAGATATTACTATTGGCGTAGCAAAAGGAATTGAATATCTTCACCAAGGGTGCAACCAACGAATCCTCCATTTTGATATCAAACCTGGTAATGTTTTGCTAGACCAAGActtcaatccaaaaatttctgattttggtctTGCCAAATTGTGTTCGAAGGATCAAAGTGCAGTTTCCATGACCACAGCTAGAGGGACTATAGGCTACATTGCACCTGAAGtgttctctagaaattttggaAATGTGTCTTCAAAAgcagatgtttatagctttggaatGTTGTTACTTGAAATAGTTGGAGGGAGGAAAAATGTTGATGTTACAGTTGAGAACACTAGCAAAGTCTACTTTCCAGAATGGATCTACAATCTCTTAGAACAAAAGGAAGACATACGAATCTATGTTGAAGATGATGGAGATtctaaaattgcaaagaaacttgCAATCGTAGGAATCTGGTGCATCCAATGGCACCCAGTGGATCGTCCTTGCATGAAAAATGTGGTTCAAAtgttggaaggagaagaagataaattaaTTATGCCTCCTAATCCATTTGCCTCTGCATGCTCCATAAAAACTAATGCAAATATTCCTACGAAACGTCTAAATCTTGAGTTGGAGGTCATTCCAGAATTAGAATAA
- the LOC132180943 gene encoding rust resistance kinase Lr10-like isoform X2 gives MYNLVSIPDGIIRHHDKSVQLKWSIPACRDCEVKGKRCVRSNSSGSETQCISISKGTLSKSAIVGVILGSFLLPCVFGLYCFYSYDKVEKEHQAKVEKFLEDYINFRPTRYSYADIKRITNQFSEKLGEGAYGTVFKGKLSNEIHVAVKILNSSMGNGEEFINEVGTMGTIHHVNVVRLVGFCADGFRRALVCEFLPNDSLEKYISSTATKNRILNWDKLQDITIGVAKGIEYLHQGCNQRILHFDIKPGNVLLDQDFNPKISDFGLAKLCSKDQSAVSMTTARGTIGYIAPEVFSRNFGNVSSKADVYSFGMLLLEIVGGRKNVDVTVENTSKVYFPEWIYNLLEQKEDIRIYVEDDGDSKIAKKLAIVGIWCIQWHPVDRPCMKNVVQMLEGEEDKLIMPPNPFASACSIKTNANIPTKRLNLELEVIPELE, from the exons ATGTATAATCTTGTATCAATTCCAGATGGTATAATACGGCATCATGACAAATCTGTCCAATTGAAGTGGTCCATTCCAGCGTGTAGAGATTGTGAAGTGAAAGGCAAGAGATGTGTGAGGAGTAATAGCAGTGGATCAGAAACTCAGTGCATTTCTATTTCTAAAG GTACATTATCAAAGTCAGCCATTGTTG GTGTCATCTTAGGGTCATTTCTACTGCCATGTGTCTTTGGTCTCTACTGTTTTTATTCTTATgataaagtagaaaaagaacatCAAGCGAAGGTTGAAAAGTTTTTGGAGGATTACATAAATTTCAGACCTACAAGATACTCATACGCCGATATTAAAAGGATTACAAATCAATTTAGTGAGAAGTTAGGCGAAGGAGCATATGGAACAGTATTCAAAGGAAAGCTTTCCAATGAAATTCATGTTGCAGTGAAGATCCTTAACTCTTCTATGGGAAATGGGGAAGAATTCATAAATGAAGTAGGAACAATGGGTACGATCCATCATGTTAACGTGGTTCGCTTGGTTGGGTTTTGCGCTGATGGATTTAGACGTGCTCTAGTTTGTGAGTTCTTACCAAATGATTCTCTAGAGAAGTACATATCTTCAACAGCCACCAAGAACCGTATCCTTAATTGGGATAAGTTGCAAGATATTACTATTGGCGTAGCAAAAGGAATTGAATATCTTCACCAAGGGTGCAACCAACGAATCCTCCATTTTGATATCAAACCTGGTAATGTTTTGCTAGACCAAGActtcaatccaaaaatttctgattttggtctTGCCAAATTGTGTTCGAAGGATCAAAGTGCAGTTTCCATGACCACAGCTAGAGGGACTATAGGCTACATTGCACCTGAAGtgttctctagaaattttggaAATGTGTCTTCAAAAgcagatgtttatagctttggaatGTTGTTACTTGAAATAGTTGGAGGGAGGAAAAATGTTGATGTTACAGTTGAGAACACTAGCAAAGTCTACTTTCCAGAATGGATCTACAATCTCTTAGAACAAAAGGAAGACATACGAATCTATGTTGAAGATGATGGAGATtctaaaattgcaaagaaacttgCAATCGTAGGAATCTGGTGCATCCAATGGCACCCAGTGGATCGTCCTTGCATGAAAAATGTGGTTCAAAtgttggaaggagaagaagataaattaaTTATGCCTCCTAATCCATTTGCCTCTGCATGCTCCATAAAAACTAATGCAAATATTCCTACGAAACGTCTAAATCTTGAGTTGGAGGTCATTCCAGAATTAGAATAA
- the LOC132174004 gene encoding uncharacterized protein LOC132174004, with amino-acid sequence MARGGGFTTALIVVVVLLLHQSCSTSAKPDHPCPASSCGNIRNISYPFRLTSDPKKCGDQRYNLSCENNQTVLYLYHGRYYVQEIDYSSYTIRVVDPGVVKDNHPFIPHYLLEFNNFSSSDPYHYPTYLSTKVVFVNCEKPVNSRYHFNISTCVKDNEDDGMYSPKRYRYAVFTESAVDLGDLCQVDQISLASWSFVNGNQDFRNISCTELVWDFELYWHGNGFGRLSKIYTTILGILGQPTWSSK; translated from the exons atggcAAGAGGAGGAGGATTCACGACGGCccttattgttgttgttgtcctCCTACTTCATCAAAGTTGCAGTACTAGTGCTAAGCCTGATCATCCCTGTCCTGCTTCTTCGTGCGGCAATATCCGTAATATAAGCTATCCGTTTCGATTAACCAGCGATCCAAAAAAGTGTGGCGATCAAAGGTATAATCTCTCATGCGAGAACAATCAAACAGTGTTGTACTTATACCATGGAAGATACTACGTACAAGAGATCGATTACTCCAGCTACACCATTCGAGTTGTGGACCCAGGTGTTGTAAAGGATAATCACCCATTCATCCCTCATTATCTTCTAGAATTCAATAATTTTAGTTCAAGTGATCCATATCACTATCCTACCTATTTAAGTACGAAAGTGGTATTCGTCAACTGTGAAAAGCCAGTGAATTCTCGGTATCATTTTAACATTTCTACTTGCGTTAAGGATAATGAGGATGATGGAATGTATTCTCCCAAAAGGTATAGATATGCTGTATTCACGGAGAGTGCAGTGGATTTGGGGGACTTGTGCCAAGTAGACCAAATATCTCTCGCATCATGGTCGTTCGTGAATGGTAATCAAGACTTCAGAAATATTTCCTGTACAGAATTAGTATGGGATTTTGAGCTTTACTGGCATGGAAATG GTTTTGGCAGACTGTCGAAGATATACACAA CTATTCTGGGAATACTCGGACAACCAACGTGGTCAAGTAAGTGa
- the LOC132180956 gene encoding rust resistance kinase Lr10-like, with translation MTINWGVLHAAKMILGTPFVIAFLIYKWKRRHLSMYDVVEEFLQSHNNLVPIRYSYSEIRKITKNFKDKLGEGGYGTVFKGTLRSGRHVAIKMLGKSKANGEDFISEVATIGRIHHLNVVQLIGFCVERSKRALVYELMPNGSLNKFIFLSEECTLLSYNQMYDIALGVARGIEYLHQGCDMQILHFDIKPHNILLDENFTPKVSDFGLAKLYPVNKNIVSLTAARGTLGYMAPELFYKNIGGVSYKADVYSFGMLLMEMAGRRKNLNAFAEHSSQIYFPTWVYDQLHDGNDIEMENATEEEKKISKKMIIVALWCIQMKPSDRPSMNKVVHMLEGEVECLQMPSKPFLSSLESTMTNGGENLNESNESSQSSQF, from the exons ATGACCATCAACTGGG GAGTGCTCCATGCAGCAAAAATGATACTGGGGACTCCATTTGTGATTGCATTCTTGATATATAAATGGAAGAGGAGGCATTTATCAATGTATGATGTTGTTGAAGAATTTCTACAAAGTCACAATAACCTCGTGCCAATAAGGTACTCTTATTCCGAAATTAGAAAGATTACCAAAAATTTCAAGGATAAATTGGGTGAAGGAGGCTATGGCACTGTATTTAAAGGAACGCTTCGAAGTGGTCGCCATGTGGCTATAAAGATGTTAGGTAAGTCCAAAGCTAATGGAGAAGATTTTATAAGCGAAGTTGCAACCATTGGAAGGATTCACCATCTTAATGTAGTGCAACTCATTGGTTTTTGTGTTGAAAGATCAAAACGGGCTCTAGTATATGAGTTAATGCCTAATGGTTCCctgaataaatttatatttttgtcagAAGAATGCACACTCCTAAGCTATAATCAAATGTATGATATAGCTCTAGGAGTGGCTCGTGGGATTGAATATTTACATCAAGGATGTGACATGCAGATTTTACATTTTGATATCAAGCCTCACAACATTCTTCTTGATGAGAATTTTACTCCCAAGGTTTCTGACTTTGGACTAGCAAAATTGTATCCAGTAAATAAAAACATTGTTTCTTTGACTGCTGCAAGAGGGACATTAGGATACATGGCTCCTGAGTTGTTCTACAAAAACATTGGAGGAGTTTCATACAAAgctgatgtttatagttttggaatGTTATTGATGGAAATGGCAGGTAGAAGAAagaatttaaatgcatttgcaGAACACTCAAGCCAAATATACTTCCCTACTTGGGTCTATGACCAATTGCACGACGGAAATGACATTGAAATGGAAAATGCCacagaggaggaaaagaaaataagcaaGAAGATGATCATTGTTGCATTATGGTGTATACAAATGAAGCCTAGTGATCGCCCTTCAATGAACAAAGTTGTGCACATGCTTGAAGGAGAAGTTGAATGCTTACAAATGCCTTCCAAGCCTTTCCTATCATCACTAGAGAGTACCATGACAAATGGTGGTGAGAATTTGAATGAATCAAATGAATCAAGTCAATCATCTCAATTTtaa